The Cellulophaga sp. RHA19 genome includes the window AAGAGATAGAATGGGTAACAAACGTAAACTATTTAGGTGTTGTTTACACAACTAAAACAGTATTGCCATATATGAGAAAGCAAAAAAGTGGCCATATAATTACTCTAAGTTCTGTAGGTGGTTTGGTTGGCCAGCCATTTAACGAATTATATTGTGGTGCTAAATTTGCGGTAGAAGGCTTTATAGAGTCCTTAGCAACCTATGTTAGCCCCAGCTTTAACATTAACTTCTCTATTATAGAACCAGGAGGAATTTCTACAGAATTTATGACTTCTGCCATAAAAAATACGGCTGTTAAAGGTGAATTTGCAACTGGAGAATATGCTCCTATTTTTCAAAAATATATGGAAGGCAACCAACAAAGAGCTAATGAAACTTCAGAAAGTACATACCAAACTCCATTACAAGTAGCAGAAGTAATTGCAGAGATATCAAACAACGAGCAGCCTCCTTTACGAGTAAGAACATCTGCATGGGCAGAAGATTTTACCAAATTAAAGACTGCGTTAGATCCAGATGGATTGAAACAAGTACAACAAATAACAAAAACATTTTTATAGTAAAACAAAAAACGGCTTGGATTAATTTCCAAGCCGTTCTTACATATACTCATCAGTATAAAAAATATAAATAATTTATTTTAAACTATTTACAATAAAATATACTAGTTGTTATTTTTCTACAAAAATTGCTTTAAGCTCAGTTGCATCCGCTGGCTTCAATTTTCCTGCTAACACTAAACTTAA containing:
- a CDS encoding SDR family oxidoreductase, which gives rise to MKKNVLITGTSTGVGLESAILFAKNGYKVYATMRNLEKSNALKESIKKDDLDIDILELDVTKQETITKAVETIISKDGKLDVLLNNAGAGFGKTIEQATEKEIEWVTNVNYLGVVYTTKTVLPYMRKQKSGHIITLSSVGGLVGQPFNELYCGAKFAVEGFIESLATYVSPSFNINFSIIEPGGISTEFMTSAIKNTAVKGEFATGEYAPIFQKYMEGNQQRANETSESTYQTPLQVAEVIAEISNNEQPPLRVRTSAWAEDFTKLKTALDPDGLKQVQQITKTFL